In the genome of Afipia felis ATCC 53690, the window CGAAGAGAAGTTTTACTTTTACGCCAGCTCTCCCGCTCTGGCCTTGGTGGACACCCAGCCGCCGTCAACTTTCAACTCTGCTCCAGTGATGTAGCTGGATTCGTCGAGCGCCAGGAAAACCGCGGCATTGGCGATGTCCTCCGCCGTTCCCCAGCGACCCATGGGCGTTTCCTTGCCCCAATCATGCTCGGCATCTGCTGCCTGGGCAGCGTTCATCGGCGAATTGATGGACCCGGGCGCAATAGCGTTGCAGGTAATTCCCATCGGACCGAGATCAATCGCCATCGCCCGCGTCATGCCAAGGAGACCTGCCTTTGCCGAAACGTAAGCAACGCGATTTGGCCGGCCGACAAAACTTGCGATCGAGGCCGTGTTGATGATTCTGCCCTTGCCTGCGCGTTTCATGAACGGCACCACGGCGCGGGAGCACAGAAATGGCCCGGTGAGGTTGGTCTGGATCATCGTATTCCAGTCGGCATCCGTATGATCCAGAAACGGCTTGGTGATACGCACACCAACGTTATTGACGAGGATGTCGATCCGGCCGAACTGGCGATCGACTTCTTCCGCCATCTTGTTCATGGAGGCCGAATTCGTCACGTCCGCCTGCAGGCTGGTGCTCTGTCCGGCGATTTCCTTTGCCGCCTCTTTGCCCTTCTGCTCGTCGATGTCGACCACGACAACATTCGCACCTTCCGCAGCGAAG includes:
- a CDS encoding SDR family NAD(P)-dependent oxidoreductase, producing the protein MMRLKGKVAIVTGGASGIGKAMCKAFAAEGANVVVVDIDEQKGKEAAKEIAGQSTSLQADVTNSASMNKMAEEVDRQFGRIDILVNNVGVRITKPFLDHTDADWNTMIQTNLTGPFLCSRAVVPFMKRAGKGRIINTASIASFVGRPNRVAYVSAKAGLLGMTRAMAIDLGPMGITCNAIAPGSINSPMNAAQAADAEHDWGKETPMGRWGTAEDIANAAVFLALDESSYITGAELKVDGGWVSTKARAGELA